The nucleotide sequence TATGGATATAACCAAGAAGGAATGTTTGGGAATACCATTGAGCAATACGACTCGTTATCAAATTACTTTAAAAAAGAAAAAACAGCCCGTTTAGCATTAATTCAGGCATATGCTGGACAAGGTGGTATTACAGAGTTTGAAGAACAAAAAGCCCTTTATCTAGACGATTTTCCTTACGATAAAAGTATTAGACTTCTTTTAATGGAAGTATATGGGAGCTTAGATAACTTTGAAATGGCATATGCGATGAATAATAAACTCTCAGAATTGATAGGAGGTGATGAATACTTAATGTTACGAGAAGCAGAAATCTATCTTTCTTGGGAGAAAACATCAAAAGCTAAGAAGGTATTAAAGAAATTATTGAAGTCAGAAAGTTTTGAGACGGATGCTAGGCTTCTTTTAATGGATACATACTATATCGAAAAAAATTACAAATCCTTACTTACTGAACTATTAAAGGTTTCAGATATGGTAGGGGTAACACCTGAGGAAATTCTCCCTAAAGAAAGTTATCCATTATTTTATTCTTCTAGTTATTGGGAGAAATGGAAGAAACAACAATCATAAATAAGGAGTAAAAAAAAAAGGCCCAAGTAAGTATTAAACTTTCTTGGG is from Flammeovirga agarivorans and encodes:
- a CDS encoding tetratricopeptide repeat protein, with product MIFNKGLHTTTFLLVFLIITQLKAQTSIEDTDIQLAITIDSAIYHGDGSTVDQHIDYDVFTQRVFKGLHQSSFDWKEYAEVFRQQLRLGDLLIEQIGREGEYSFVKVIEDENGNKNLLYRMIEGDGMLDYNEMLIAKNHLGQWNVVDVYFYLGGVYFSDIIGTLIALENPDLIPNKSFRKSLLKVRDLYGYNQEGMFGNTIEQYDSLSNYFKKEKTARLALIQAYAGQGGITEFEEQKALYLDDFPYDKSIRLLLMEVYGSLDNFEMAYAMNNKLSELIGGDEYLMLREAEIYLSWEKTSKAKKVLKKLLKSESFETDARLLLMDTYYIEKNYKSLLTELLKVSDMVGVTPEEILPKESYPLFYSSSYWEKWKKQQS